The genomic interval TACGAGAAGAGTAAGGAGGAGCTCCTCAAGCGCGATGGAATATTAACCCTCGTAAAGCTTGGCTTCCGCGATGACTACGCGATAGCCGTAAAGAAGGACTTCGCGGAGAAAAACAACCTGAAAACGCTGAGCGACCTAGCACCCTACGCCTCGAAGATGACCCTGGGGACAGACCCAGAGTTCGCGACGAGGCCCGACGGTCTGCCCAGGATAAAGGAGGTCTACGGCTTCACCTTTGGAGAGGTCAAGCAGATGGAGCCGACGCTCATGTACACGGCAATAAAGAACGGCGAGGTTGATGCCATCTCCGCCTACACCACCGATGCGAGGGTTGACCTCTTCGGGCTGAAAATCCTGGAGGACGACAAAGGGGCCCTTCCGCCCTACGACGCGGTAATACTGATCCGGAAGGACTTCGCTGACCAGCATCCTGAGGTCGTTGAGGTTCTCAAGAAGCTCGAGGGGCTCATTGACACGGACACGATGCGCGCTCTAAACTACCAGTACGACGTGGAGAAGAAGGACGCGAGGGACATAGCGAGGGAGTTTTTAATCGAAAAGGGTCTCATCAAGGGCTGACTTCCTTTTTATTTTGGTGATGGGGATGCTCTTCAACAGGATTGATAGTATTGAGCTCAGGGGCGTCACGAAGCGCTATGGAAGCTTTGTGGCCGTTGACCACGTTGACCTCGAGGTTATCGGCGGGGAGCTTCTTATACTCATAGGGCCGAGCGGCTCGGGAAAAACCACCCTTCTGAGGACCGTAAACCGCCTCGTGGAGCCCGACGAGGGCGATATTTTTATCAACGGACGAAACGTCAGGGAG from Palaeococcus ferrophilus DSM 13482 carries:
- a CDS encoding glycine betaine ABC transporter substrate-binding protein; translation: MRKFGAVLLTLIMALAFVSGCISQNEGVPTIVIGSKPFNEQYIVAHMIALLLEENGFKAEVKEGLGGTLVNYEALKRGQITLYVEYTGTAYNNILKLEPPAKWDPDYVYEKSKEELLKRDGILTLVKLGFRDDYAIAVKKDFAEKNNLKTLSDLAPYASKMTLGTDPEFATRPDGLPRIKEVYGFTFGEVKQMEPTLMYTAIKNGEVDAISAYTTDARVDLFGLKILEDDKGALPPYDAVILIRKDFADQHPEVVEVLKKLEGLIDTDTMRALNYQYDVEKKDARDIAREFLIEKGLIKG